tcatctgtcggttctcgataatgtcggaatagaatccagtgattcatttgcgtctgtcactaacgccccacaatcgtgagtttgaagctcgtcacagtcattcaatccttgaatcctactcagaataccacagacaaggtttagaccttctggattctcaagaatgccgccatcaattctagcttataccacgaagattctgattaaggaatccaagagatatccactcaatctaaggtagaacagaggtggttgtcaggcacacgttcataggtgagaatgatgatgagtgtcacggatcatcacattcatcaagttgaggaacaagtgatatcttagaacaagaataagctgaattgaatagaagaacaatagtaattgcattaatactcgaggtacagcagagcttcacaccttaatctatggtgtgtagaaactccaccgttgaaaatacataagaacaaggtctaggcatggctgtaacaccctaccacacagagccttacgcttaagtcgtaaagcagaggtggcaaggtattacgacctctaaaagaaaaTGATATCTACATAGATATAATTGGGTGAAATCATATCTAAGAGCCTTGAAGAACAAGCTAAACAAATCAACAAACAGAAAATCGTGACACACTCGCATGGATATTCGTAAAACGGACAGGTAAAATCAAAAGATAACtgaacacatatatatacatatcagagttccaaaactcagatagcaagctccagactcgacctgcgaagctaaggccgaccagagtatataattatgtatatatacaacccaaaataaaactcaaaccaCAAAAATAAACCCTTGTATCTCTAAGTCGacctctaggagggacaaaacacaaaatatacatgcggagattctataaacatatatacatagcctaaaacaaaatatgacAGTCCAAAAGACAATTCTTCGCTCGTAAGGAGGATACCCAAATGCTCAACGAGGtgtctctcgacctgcatctgaaaaacaacaacatagtatgggatgagaaccggaggttctcagtatggtaaaggtgcccgcatagttaatataaaaggtctcgggaaagccagaggcattcctagaactTCGACAGTCAGATTTCAGCTTAAGAATTCAACTAAACCAGAAATTAGGTAAGTTGTCTAAGGTATTCTAATTCTGAATCTAACTTTAACCTAATAATTCACGTTCTGTCTCCTCTAATCCTCCGAATCATTGGTGTAACAATCCTCTCTCCTCACACCTTCGCCAAGAAGGATTTCTCAGAAAACATACACATATAGTTCAAGCAAGAAAAGCACAGGTAGAGAAGcatttacagcaagtagaacaagtagcggataagcagaattaaacagttaagcaaaccaaaacaatgcacactcaagcaaacaaacaaatgcatatgatgtatgcctgtcctatggctgatgagtctcatctgtcgattatacagccaacccgacaagtcctggtagttaaccattggacagtccctctgtgcTCGCatctccaagctcaataatattccatggagtcaaactccaagctcaaatataatattccatggagtcacactccaagctcaatagtatagtattccatggagttgaactccaagctcaataatatagtattccatggagttaaactccaagctcaataatattcaacattcatatttatatgcatgcccatgggggaatccggggagttaaagtacccggtcacatcttgcgacagagggtcaacaaatagtctcaaatacacaagccacagaataatctctttcccttttaaaatattacctcaaatcaaaactccaattcttaaagaaattttGGCAATATCTCTTCTAAGACTCAAATTtctgccacccttcaagggtcctAACTATCAAACCAAACACCTCTCAATTATTCAATTCACTtccaataacaaattatttcaaaaccaaacaaataccaatattaaatctttttccaaaccGACCAACTTCATCAGCAAATTATTAACAACAGCTGAACCACACATTCTATTCCATATACACAATCCATCAATTATACATTCAGTCcattcctatcttaaggtcttctagcctgagttttcacgtgacattaaacattaactacgagaaaccaaaaccataccttcgtacggaatcaaaatattcaaagctctggagaagctttctgaccgagctatcgaagaagaaaacgtcCAGAATCGTCTTTGCCTCCTAAAACTCTCGTTGGCCAAATCTAAAGAAAAGAGGAGCTACGTCATTGTCAACTTTCACTAATCAAAAATGGTGTCAACGTGTACAGGAGGAGGTTACGAATACTTTcaccggattagattttttattggagttacggatTGCAAGAAATCGAAGCCGGAAGTTTGGTGGAATTTACGGTTTGTTACGTTCTTCTCTCTTccgttttctttttctttttttttctctcccgCATATGCTCATcgtatacatatatatacatgttTAATTAGTAAGCTGTTAAGCCGCCTTTggctttcttttttattattattatatatatatataatatgcacaatgataatgataatataTATCTAACTCAATGATAAATGTAAACCGCCTTTGATTTGCATActtcataattaataataataacgatCATACTAGAAATAGTAATGATGatcatgtaataataataataataataaacataataatagtaataatagtAGTAATGCaatgaatataatatatatataaacttatAATGCAATTTAATACTTACTGTAATTATATACaatgttaataataataataataataataataataataataataatagtatgaatttgattaaattaaaattattagttcaattactgataataaaaataatttttctaaaaataaggaattctaattttataaaataaattataacttatttatatttatatttttaaaattgagggTTCCTACATCCTatccaccttataaaaattttcgccctcgaaaattgatataaaatgGAAGAGACTCATACTAACGTAACTTCCCTTCTTAAACATGtcaaagaaaaacagaaagatttGACATGTTTAGTTTGCAAATTCAGGATATTCTTATGGCTTAAAAGTCTACGCAAAGCGGAATATACAAGATAAACTCGATGCAGAAAGGTTATAAGGCAGGTTGGTATTGGAACGACGGGTTTATCGCTTCTAATACTCGCTTCATCTAGCTCCCAGATTCTGCTGATTCTAATGGTGTCACCTTTCGTAATTCAATCGAAACTGGTTCAGCCTCTGACACTAAATCTATCACAACTTACTCTTTCACTTGACACATAATCGATTATCAATTACGGGTTCAACCTATGTCATGTCTCTTCCTCATAACTTACCATCTCTGGGTTTCAGGTAACTGTCCCGCACAACTCTCAACATTTCCGGTTCTTTATGTATAACTTAAGTTGTATACTCAAAATAATTCAACCCACTACTGCTGCGCCactcttattattattctcCAAGAATTTAGTCACTTTTCTAGGCTGACCGACTATCGTTCTGTCTCACCATTCGGAGGTTTTTAGTCGATCGCTCAATTGAAAATCACAAGGCTCACAACTCGGTAATGTACTACAATGAATGCTACGTGCTATTTATTACGCAAGGCAGTCGGAAATTTCGATCATCAGTGCGTGATTACCTCTAATCGGAGTATCTGCGGTTCCAGCACCATCCGCTGTCATAGTGAACACGCGTCCCTGATGTTGTGCCTTTCCAGCTTcttgattcttcttcttttctggaCAATTCCAAGACAAATGCCCAGCTTCACCACAGTAATAGCATACACCTAAACCAGCCCTGCACGGAGTATTCGGGTGGTACTTTCCACACTTCCTACAAGTTAAATCATTCGGTGGGGTCTGagcttgctttcctttgcctcTTCCCTGGCTGTTATTATTACTGAATCTCTGGAAGTTATTCTGACCCAAATGTGGTTGTGGGGTGTAACCGCCTCGCTTAAAATCTTGTCCTCTAGGGGCGAAGTTCCTTCCCTGATCTCTCCTAACAAAAATTCGCTGATCACTCTTATCTGATGTCGCCTTTTTCAGACAATCCTCAACAACTCTACTTTTGTTTACCAGTTCTGAAAATACTCTGATCTCCATTGGTGCAACGAAGATCAGAATATCACTTCGAAGACCtccctcatacttaatacaTTTCCACTCAGCAAAATCATCGGGCGCACCTTGACAAATACGAGAAAAGCGACATAACTCCTCAAACCTGCTAGTATACTCAGCAACAGTCATCTGTCCCTGCTTTAACTGCATCAATTCAAGTTCTTTGGCATTTCTGGCTGAATTAGGAAAGtatttcttatagaactctATTCAGAAAACCTCCCAAGGAATCACAGCGCCATCTGGCTGCAGGATACGTCGTGTTCCCTGCCACCAATGCTGAGCCTCACCCTGCAGCTGATAAGTTCCAAACTCAACCCATTGCTCCTCAGGAACCTGCTGAGCCTGCAGTGCCCGTTCCATAGCTTGAATCCAATTATCTGCATCTGTGGGATTTGAGGTTCCCCTAAAGGTCAGAGGGTGAACTTTCAGAAATGTAGTAAGTGTCATGGGACCGTCCTCATCATTATTGTTTCCGTGATTACCATGGTTTATCTGATTACCCAGTGCCTCGGCTGTCGCCTGCATAGCCGCAGCCATATTTCCCAGGGCAGCCATGAAGTCTACTGGATCATTCCCTGCCAGGCCAGGAGTAACAGTGCCTATCCTACCTCTACCTCGGCCGCGAACGCATCCGTGAGTCGACATCTGGTACCTTCacacaccaaacaagtgatattaagttgatcagtctcaatatcgcaagTCTAATGCTTCAagttccaaatgcatgctcatgaacgtttatgccacatatatcaatcagatatcctaatagcacataCACACACCCAGAGTATGCCcagaagcataatcagtccatccctcaggctctatagaaacgaactgctctgataccataatgtaacaccctaccacacagggccttacgcttaagtcgtaaagcagaggtggcaaggtattacgacctctaaaagaaaaTGATATCTACATAGATATAGTTGGGTGAAATCAtatctaggagccttgaagaacaaGCTAAACAAATCGATAAACAGAAAATCGTGACACACTCGCATGGATATTCGTAAAACGGACAGGTAAAATCGAAAGATAACtgaacacatatatatacatatcagagttccaaaactcagatagcaagctccagactcgacctgcgaagctaaggccgaccagagtatataattatgtatatatacaacccaaaataaaactcaaaccacaaaataaacccctgtatctccaagtcgacctctaggagggacaaaacacaaaatatacatgcggagattctataaacatatatacatagcctaaaataaaatatgacaGTCCAAAAGACAGTTCTTCGCTCGTAAGGAGGATACCCAAACGCTCAACGAGGtgtctctcgacctgcatctgaaaaacaacaacatagtatgggatgagaaccggaggttctcagtatggtaaaggtgcccgtatagttaatataaaaggtctcgggaaagccagaggcattcctagaactTCGACAGTCAGATTTCAGCTTAAGAATTCAACTAAACCAGAAATTAGGTAAGTTGTCTAAGGTATTCTAATTCTGAATCTAACTTTAACCTAATAATTCACGTTCTGTCTCCTCTAATCCTCCGAATCATTGGTGTAACAATCCTCTCTCCTCACACCTTCGCCAAGAAGGATTTCTCAGAAAACATACACATATAGTTCAAGCAAGAAAAGCACAGGTAGAGAAGcatttacagcaagtagaacaagtagcggataagcagaattaaacagttaagcaaaccaaaacaatgcacactcaagcaaacaaacaaatgcatatgatgtatgcctgtcctatggctgatgagtctcatctgtcgattatacagccaacccgacaagtcctggtagttaaccattggacagtccctctgtgcTCGCatctccaagctcaataatattccatggagtcaaactccaagctcaaatataatattccatggagtcacactccaagctcaatagtatagtattccatggagttgaactccaagctcaataatatagtattccatggagttaaactccaagctcaataatattcaacattcatatttatatgcatgcccatgggggaatccggggagttaaagtacccggtcacatcttgcgacagagggtcaacaaatagtctcaaatacacaagccacagaataatctctttcccttttaaaatattacctcaaatcaaaactccaattcttaaagaaattttGGCAATATCTCTTCTAAGACTCAAATTtctgccacccttcaagggtcctAACTATCAAACCAAACACCTCTCAATTATTCAATTCACTtccaataacaaattatttcaaaaccaaacaaataccaatattaaatctttttccaaaccGACCAACTTCATCAGCAAATTATTAACAACAGCTGAACCACACATTCTATTCCATATACACAATCCATCAATTATACATTCAGTCcattcctatcttaaggtcttctagcctgagttttcacgtgacattaaacattaactacgagaaaccaaaaccataccttcgtacggaatcaaaatattcaaagctctggagaagctttctgaccgagctatcgaagaagaaaacgtcCAGAATCGTCTTTGCCTCCTAAAACTCTCGTTGGCCAAATCTAAAGAAAAGAGGAGCTACGTCATTGTCAACTTTCACTAATCAAAAATGGTGTCAACGTGTACAGGAGGAGGTTACGAATACTTTcaccggattagattttttattggagttacggatTGCAAGAAATCGAAGCCGGAAGTTTGGTGGAATTTACGGTTTGTTACGTTCTTCTCTCTTccgttttctttttctttttttttctctcccgCATATGCTCATCGTATACATATATACATGTTTAATTAGTAAGCTGTTAAGCCGCCTTTggctttcttttttattattattatatatatatataatatgcacaatgataatgataatataTATCTAACTCAATGATAAATGTAAACCGCCTTTGATTTGCATActtcataattaataataataacgatCATACTAGAAATAGTAATGATGatcatgtaataataataataataataaacataataatagtaataatagtAGTAATGCaatgaatataatatatatataaacttatAATGCAATTTAATACTTACTGTAATTATATACaatgttaataataataataataataataataataataataataataataataatagtatgaatttgattaaattaaaattattagttcaattactgataataaaaataatttttctaaaaataaggaattctaattttataaaataaattataacttatttatatttatatttttaaaattgagggTTCCTACATCCTatccaccttataaaaattttcgccctcgaaaattgatataaaatgAAAGAGACTCATACTAACGTAACTTCCCTTCTTAAACATGtcaaagaaaaacagaaagatttGACATGTTTAGTTTGCAAATTCAGGATATTCTTATGGCTTAAAAGTCTACGCAAAGCGGAATATACAAGATAAACTCGATGCAGAAAGGTTATAAGGCAGGTTGGTATTGGAACGACGGGTTTATCGCTTCTAATA
The Arachis stenosperma cultivar V10309 chromosome 7, arast.V10309.gnm1.PFL2, whole genome shotgun sequence genome window above contains:
- the LOC130939665 gene encoding uncharacterized protein LOC130939665, producing MTVAEYTSRFEELCRFSRICQGAPDDFAEWKCIKYEGGLRSDILIFVAPMEIRVFSELVNKSRVVEDCLKKATSDKSDQRIFVRRDQGRNFAPRGQDFKRGGYTPQPHLGQNNFQRFSNNNSQGRGKGKQAQTPPNDLTCRKCGKYHPNTPCRAGLGVCYYCGEAGHLSWNCPEKKKNQEAGKAQHQGRVFTMTADGAGTADTPIRGNHALMIEISDCLA